One genomic window of Cyanobacteria bacterium FACHB-DQ100 includes the following:
- a CDS encoding cation:proton antiporter, producing MDATLELTLQIVVTVMAGIGAQVVAEWLKIPAIVFLLLFGVILGASGLNWLHPDQLGTGLEVLIALLVAVILFEGGFNLQLRELDRVSGSLRNLVTIGVLISILGGAIAAHTLSEFPWSIAFVYAALVVVTGPVVINSLLRYVRVDRQVATLLEGEGVLIDPIGAILAVVVLNVVLNGQSDLIGVAIDLIVRLGIGAGIGAIGAGLMGALLRRATFLSDDLKTLVVLAGLWGLFGLAQTIRGEAGLMATVVAGIVLRAFALPEERLLKRFKGQLTTLAVSVLFILLSADLSIPGIFALGWGGLLTVFVLMFVVRPLNVFACTWNSDLNWRQKIFLSWVAPRGIIAASVASIFAILLTQRGINGGDSIKALVFLTIILTVVLQSVSAQTIANLLKITAEDTTGAVIVGCSPLSLLIARLFRDRGESVALIDTDPDSYPTDADLRVFISSALDTDVLEEAGLASVGTFLAMTNNGEVNLVLAQRAIEEFAPPRVVSVFPADSAASVKIQPAFTPQFNLKTWNQFLSDSAVKLGETEFKSENFEAQQARLRAMAEAETLLPVLLERDQSLQVCLADLTWQVGDRLIYLLHDPKPKLLKILGGSNQTRLTLEKLPEIEEIPEELEVNSDLV from the coding sequence ATGGATGCCACGCTTGAACTTACTTTGCAGATCGTCGTGACCGTGATGGCGGGAATTGGCGCTCAGGTGGTGGCAGAATGGCTAAAAATTCCAGCGATCGTGTTTTTGCTGCTGTTTGGGGTAATTCTGGGGGCGAGTGGGCTGAATTGGCTGCACCCGGATCAGTTGGGCACCGGATTAGAGGTGCTGATCGCGCTGTTAGTGGCGGTGATTTTGTTTGAGGGTGGGTTTAATCTGCAATTGCGGGAACTCGATCGCGTGTCGGGCAGCTTGCGGAATTTGGTGACGATCGGGGTGCTGATTTCGATTTTGGGGGGCGCGATCGCAGCACATACGTTGAGTGAATTTCCCTGGTCGATCGCGTTTGTGTATGCGGCATTAGTAGTGGTGACGGGGCCTGTGGTGATTAACTCGCTACTGCGGTATGTGAGAGTCGATCGACAGGTGGCAACGCTTTTAGAAGGAGAGGGGGTGTTGATTGATCCGATCGGCGCGATTCTAGCAGTGGTGGTGCTGAATGTGGTGCTGAATGGGCAGTCCGATTTAATCGGTGTTGCGATCGATTTGATTGTGCGGTTGGGGATTGGGGCGGGAATTGGGGCGATTGGGGCAGGATTAATGGGCGCTTTGTTGAGGAGAGCGACATTTTTATCCGACGATCTCAAAACGCTGGTGGTACTAGCAGGATTGTGGGGGTTGTTTGGGTTAGCGCAAACGATTCGCGGTGAAGCGGGATTGATGGCGACGGTGGTTGCAGGGATTGTATTACGTGCATTTGCGCTACCGGAAGAACGATTGCTCAAGCGATTTAAGGGACAGTTAACCACGCTAGCGGTTTCGGTATTGTTTATCTTATTGTCAGCAGATTTATCCATTCCAGGGATTTTTGCGCTGGGTTGGGGTGGATTGTTAACGGTATTCGTGCTGATGTTCGTTGTGCGCCCCTTGAATGTATTTGCTTGTACGTGGAATAGCGATTTGAATTGGCGACAAAAAATCTTTCTCAGTTGGGTTGCGCCTCGTGGAATTATTGCGGCTTCTGTGGCATCGATTTTTGCAATTTTGTTAACGCAACGAGGAATTAACGGCGGTGATTCGATTAAAGCGCTGGTATTTTTGACGATTATATTAACGGTCGTATTGCAGTCTGTGAGCGCACAAACGATCGCGAACCTATTAAAAATTACCGCAGAAGATACAACAGGTGCGGTGATTGTTGGGTGTAGTCCGCTAAGTTTGCTGATTGCGCGATTGTTCCGCGATCGGGGTGAGTCTGTTGCGCTGATTGATACTGATCCTGACTCTTATCCCACCGATGCAGATCTCAGAGTATTTATCAGCAGTGCGTTAGATACCGATGTCTTAGAAGAAGCGGGACTGGCATCTGTGGGAACCTTCCTAGCGATGACGAACAATGGTGAAGTGAATTTAGTGCTGGCGCAACGGGCGATCGAAGAGTTTGCGCCGCCGCGTGTTGTCTCGGTTTTTCCGGCGGATTCTGCCGCTTCAGTGAAGATTCAGCCTGCATTTACCCCACAATTTAACCTGAAAACCTGGAATCAATTTTTGTCAGACAGTGCCGTTAAGCTGGGTGAAACTGAGTTCAAATCAGAGAATTTTGAGGCGCAGCAAGCCCGACTTAGAGCAATGGCTGAAGCAGAAACGCTGTTGCCTGTATTGTTGGAGCGTGATCAGAGTTTACAGGTTTGTCTCGCAGATCTAACTTGGCAAGTGGGCGATCGATTAATTTACTTACTGCATGATCCAAAACCGAAATTGCTCAAGATCTTGGGCGGCTCGAATCAAACGCGATTAACGTTAGAAAAGCTGCCTGAGATTGAGGAAATTCCAGAAGAATTGGAAGTTAATTCTGATTTGGTTTGA
- a CDS encoding BMC domain-containing protein — MNRQDPFLDSALGLVSTQSFPAIVGTADMMLKSSGVTLVGYEMIGGGYCTAVVRGGISDVRLAVEVGAETVEQFGMKVSTVIIPRPMPNLDEVLPIGSKLAAMIGKHSTNQFSNLAVGLLETRGFPAMVAAADAMLKSADVTLTAYHTIGDGLCTAIIRGTVANVAMAVEVGMQEAERVGELHSVMVIPRALDDLDQTLPIATCWVEELKPLQIPITVKEVEKPLVALPELVELQPLELPAQVERALPQAQAVEFEPEEKEAIEVEQMIEPTEEKAIELEAEPFDENNEQA; from the coding sequence ATGAACCGCCAAGACCCGTTTCTCGATTCAGCCCTTGGGCTTGTCTCGACCCAAAGCTTCCCCGCGATCGTGGGCACTGCTGACATGATGCTGAAGTCATCCGGTGTGACGCTGGTTGGCTATGAAATGATCGGCGGCGGTTACTGTACGGCGGTGGTGCGCGGCGGCATTTCGGATGTGCGGTTGGCGGTGGAAGTGGGAGCCGAAACCGTTGAGCAATTCGGCATGAAGGTTTCGACGGTGATTATTCCGCGCCCGATGCCAAATTTGGATGAAGTGTTACCGATCGGCAGTAAGCTTGCCGCAATGATTGGCAAACATAGTACCAATCAGTTTAGTAATCTCGCAGTCGGACTGCTTGAAACTCGCGGCTTTCCGGCGATGGTGGCGGCAGCCGACGCGATGCTCAAGTCTGCCGATGTGACTTTGACGGCATATCATACGATCGGCGATGGCTTGTGTACTGCGATCATTCGCGGAACCGTGGCGAACGTGGCGATGGCGGTCGAGGTCGGAATGCAAGAGGCGGAACGAGTCGGAGAACTGCATTCTGTGATGGTGATTCCGAGAGCGCTGGACGATTTGGATCAGACGTTACCGATCGCAACCTGTTGGGTCGAGGAACTCAAACCGCTCCAAATTCCAATCACGGTCAAAGAAGTCGAGAAGCCGCTGGTGGCTTTGCCAGAGTTGGTCGAGCTTCAGCCGTTAGAGTTGCCTGCACAGGTTGAAAGGGCATTACCGCAAGCACAAGCAGTTGAGTTTGAGCCAGAGGAGAAGGAAGCAATCGAGGTTGAACAGATGATCGAGCCTACTGAGGAAAAAGCAATTGAATTGGAAGCGGAGCCATTCGACGAGAACAACGAGCAGGCTTAA
- a CDS encoding carbohydrate-binding protein: MAALQMFYNTGTGLWDTSNWWNAANALEATIEYSRLTDSLTYRGNIFNTFYQKPRYANFINPWFRDDDGWWAIAWIRAYDLTGEQKYLDQAKFIFWDMTKGWDNVCNGGLYWHKRELNYKNAITNGLLLSVAAKLNLREPNDKRYLEWSQKIWNWYQQSGMINAENLVNDGLDSNCRNNGKTIWTYNQGVLIGALVDLYRGTKDAELLKQAEAIADASIVKLARNGILREPCEDNNDCGNDGPQFKGIFMRNLTDLYRVSPKPAYREFIARNAESIWANRNAKNQFGLNWAGTIDKADATRQTSAIDALNAAISLSTARTVQAENFVATSVQPNYVMSQTENDLTRFKVSIGCSGRYDLVFRYASPQSAVRYVYVNGRSLIDRQAFPATGGWNQWQSIKIENVWLNAGDNSVSVIFNSSKGSQNPLALDALSIDVSRSLK, translated from the coding sequence ATGGCAGCTTTACAGATGTTTTACAACACGGGTACGGGCTTGTGGGATACCTCGAACTGGTGGAATGCGGCAAATGCGCTGGAAGCAACGATCGAATATTCGCGCCTAACCGATTCCCTCACGTATCGCGGCAATATTTTTAATACGTTCTATCAGAAGCCGAGGTATGCGAATTTTATCAATCCTTGGTTTCGGGATGATGATGGCTGGTGGGCGATCGCTTGGATTCGAGCCTATGATCTCACAGGTGAACAGAAGTATTTAGACCAAGCCAAGTTCATCTTCTGGGACATGACCAAAGGTTGGGATAACGTTTGTAATGGCGGATTGTACTGGCACAAACGCGAGTTAAATTACAAAAATGCGATTACTAACGGATTATTACTTTCGGTTGCAGCAAAGTTAAATCTACGTGAACCAAACGATAAACGCTATTTAGAATGGTCGCAAAAGATTTGGAACTGGTATCAGCAAAGCGGAATGATCAATGCTGAGAACTTAGTGAATGATGGTTTAGATAGCAACTGCCGCAACAATGGAAAAACAATCTGGACATACAATCAAGGCGTTTTGATCGGTGCATTAGTGGATTTGTATCGAGGCACAAAAGATGCGGAGTTATTGAAGCAGGCGGAAGCGATCGCGGATGCGTCGATCGTAAAACTCGCCCGCAATGGCATTCTGCGCGAACCTTGCGAAGACAACAATGACTGCGGCAATGATGGGCCGCAATTCAAAGGAATTTTTATGCGGAATTTGACGGACTTGTATCGCGTCAGTCCCAAGCCAGCTTATCGCGAATTCATTGCCAGAAATGCAGAGTCGATCTGGGCAAATCGCAATGCGAAAAATCAGTTTGGTTTGAATTGGGCAGGAACGATCGATAAAGCCGATGCAACTCGACAAACAAGCGCGATCGATGCTCTGAATGCTGCAATTTCACTTTCGACCGCAAGAACTGTTCAAGCCGAGAATTTCGTCGCAACTAGCGTTCAGCCAAATTATGTAATGAGTCAGACTGAGAATGATTTGACTCGGTTTAAGGTGTCGATCGGTTGTTCGGGTCGGTATGATTTGGTGTTTCGATACGCATCCCCCCAAAGCGCAGTTCGGTATGTCTATGTGAATGGTCGAAGTTTGATCGATCGACAAGCGTTTCCAGCAACAGGTGGCTGGAATCAGTGGCAGTCGATCAAAATCGAAAATGTCTGGCTAAATGCAGGTGATAATTCTGTTTCGGTGATTTTCAATTCGAGTAAAGGCAGCCAGAATCCTTTAGCGCTGGATGCTTTATCGATCGATGTTTCTCGTAGTTTGAAATGA
- a CDS encoding 50S ribosomal protein L11 methyltransferase: protein MTIEFSLDANREAIDWIRSLLATVNFEGNLQIESASEPWAFHVCFYLPNDDRSKINQIETALSSLHRTGMTTELEMMVVEQESENIVTTHRIGDRFVIVNGNYEAQSNEIALNIEESLAFGSGFHPTTTLCLRSIERHVKPDLEILDLGCGTGILSVAMAKLGAQVHAIDNDAIAVEATERAIDRNSVDVKVDRASLGKGSDLGHWMGGEAPETLSIEPAQNFDLIVANMFARILIDLSEDLKAALRPTGRLILSGFTIEYEEELTETLTPLGFERIDREQLGDWIAIVYQLH from the coding sequence ATGACGATCGAATTCAGTTTAGATGCCAACCGTGAAGCGATCGATTGGATTCGATCTCTTTTAGCAACGGTTAATTTTGAAGGGAATCTACAAATCGAATCCGCTTCTGAGCCTTGGGCATTCCATGTTTGCTTTTATTTGCCGAACGACGATCGCAGCAAAATTAATCAAATCGAAACAGCATTGTCATCGCTTCATCGCACTGGAATGACAACAGAATTAGAAATGATGGTCGTTGAACAAGAATCAGAAAACATCGTTACTACACATCGAATCGGTGATAGATTTGTGATTGTGAATGGAAATTATGAAGCACAATCAAATGAAATTGCCTTAAACATCGAGGAAAGCCTAGCATTTGGTAGCGGCTTTCATCCCACAACAACACTGTGTTTACGATCGATTGAACGCCACGTTAAGCCAGACTTAGAGATTTTAGATCTGGGTTGTGGAACTGGAATCTTGAGTGTGGCAATGGCGAAATTAGGCGCACAGGTTCATGCGATCGATAACGACGCGATCGCAGTTGAAGCTACTGAACGCGCGATCGATCGAAATTCGGTTGATGTTAAAGTCGATCGCGCCAGTCTCGGCAAAGGCAGCGATTTAGGGCATTGGATGGGCGGCGAGGCTCCGGAAACATTGTCGATCGAGCCTGCTCAGAACTTTGATCTGATTGTTGCCAATATGTTTGCTCGAATCCTGATTGACTTGAGCGAAGATTTGAAAGCAGCACTCCGACCAACGGGACGATTAATCTTATCGGGATTCACGATCGAATACGAAGAAGAATTAACCGAAACGCTCACACCCTTGGGATTTGAACGAATCGATCGAGAACAACTCGGAGACTGGATTGCGATCGTCTATCAGCTTCATTGA
- a CDS encoding HU family DNA-binding protein has translation MNKGELVDAIAQKASVTKKEADAILTAMVDTILETVASGDKVTIVGFGSFEARERQAREGRNPATGAAIQIPATRVPVFAAGKGFKDRVAPQE, from the coding sequence ATGAACAAAGGTGAATTAGTAGACGCGATCGCTCAAAAGGCAAGCGTAACTAAGAAAGAAGCAGATGCAATCTTAACGGCGATGGTCGATACCATTTTGGAAACTGTTGCCAGTGGGGATAAAGTGACGATCGTAGGATTTGGTAGCTTTGAAGCGCGGGAACGTCAAGCCCGTGAAGGACGCAACCCGGCAACCGGGGCGGCAATTCAAATTCCAGCGACACGAGTTCCGGTATTTGCAGCAGGAAAAGGATTCAAAGAC
- a CDS encoding capsular biosynthesis protein: MNVIQKVTHRLNQIKSLSVYGFDLIQERMTDFSQLQHYDQANTKLIPDFDRVIFFGDSITDFWDLQSYFQNQSYVNRGIAGQTTPQMLIRFRSDAIALRPKAVILLAGTNDIAGNTGSATIAQIQDNLMSIVELAKYHQIRVILASLLPVSELVSATRPLDKIAALNDWIQNYCAENDCVYLDYHSQMVDDRGFLQSHLSVDGLHPNDAGYKIMAPLAEAAIQGVI, from the coding sequence ATGAATGTGATTCAGAAAGTTACACATCGCTTAAATCAGATTAAATCTCTGAGCGTTTACGGTTTTGATCTGATTCAAGAGCGAATGACTGATTTTTCTCAGTTACAGCACTATGATCAAGCCAATACTAAATTGATTCCAGATTTCGATCGCGTCATTTTCTTTGGTGATTCAATTACTGATTTTTGGGATTTACAGAGCTATTTTCAAAATCAGTCTTATGTCAATCGCGGAATTGCTGGACAAACGACACCGCAGATGTTGATTCGGTTTCGTTCAGATGCGATCGCGCTTCGTCCCAAAGCCGTGATTCTTCTCGCTGGAACGAATGACATTGCAGGCAATACAGGCAGCGCGACGATCGCTCAAATTCAGGATAATCTGATGTCGATCGTCGAGCTTGCAAAATATCACCAAATCCGCGTGATTCTGGCTTCACTACTCCCAGTGAGTGAACTGGTTTCCGCTACTCGTCCTCTCGACAAAATTGCGGCACTCAACGATTGGATTCAGAACTATTGCGCAGAAAATGACTGCGTTTATCTCGATTACCACAGCCAGATGGTAGACGATCGAGGTTTCCTACAATCTCATCTTTCGGTTGATGGGTTACATCCAAACGACGCAGGTTATAAAATCATGGCTCCACTCGCAGAAGCCGCAATTCAAGGGGTGATATGA
- a CDS encoding S-layer homology domain-containing protein, with translation MVQAGSPILFVNPSSGNDGAAGTSSAPLKTIARALQQARSGTTIQLAPGTYSTESGEFFPIVIPSGVTVIGNESNKGSGILVQGGGNFLSPSWAGQNITFRLETNAQVRGVTVTNPNSRGTGAWVESTAPTIANCTFTNCKREGVFATGTANPIVTDCVFVQNDANGASFSRNAKGEFRRNVCQNTGFGLAIGDDAAPLILENRVFQNRAGIVLSNAARPVLRGNTIERNTETGVVILASSAPNLGSSQDPGGNTIRDNGEFDLQNATNPQITIVSVGNQLNASRVQGAVDFVVSQVPTPTPTPTPTPTPTPTPSPTPTPVPTPTPTPTPTPTPTPVPSPTPTPTPTPVPSPTPTPTPTPTAGLTDIRGHWAEAFIQSLVSRNLVTGFPDNTFKPENSLTRAQFAAIVAKSFNLPLKQPATNFSDVPSNFWAAEAITKANRMGFITGFPDGTFRPGLNLTRTQAIVALVNGLGLSGGTQNLLALYSDRAQIPSFATDKVAAATQRRLVVNYPNLSQLRPLQEITRAEVTTFIYQSLVALSQAPTIASAYIVNPDATNIAFIDVTNHWAKDFILGLSNQSLIQGFADGTFKPDAAMTRAQYATLIARAFNPAPKRAGVSFPDVPGDFWARSAIDQAYRAGFISGFPDGTFKPNQNVTRLQLVLSLTSGFGIPSANANILAVLDDRSAIPQSVQDRVAAAVQADIVVNYPNQKQFNPNREATRADVSAMVYQTLLRDGRVASVDSPYIVTA, from the coding sequence ATGGTTCAAGCAGGCTCTCCCATTCTCTTTGTCAATCCTAGTAGCGGTAACGATGGTGCTGCCGGAACGTCATCGGCTCCGCTCAAAACGATCGCCCGCGCTCTTCAACAAGCCCGCTCTGGCACTACGATTCAACTCGCTCCCGGAACTTACAGCACAGAAAGCGGTGAATTTTTCCCGATCGTGATCCCGTCTGGAGTGACGGTGATCGGCAACGAGTCGAATAAAGGCAGTGGGATTTTAGTTCAAGGAGGCGGGAACTTCTTGAGTCCGTCTTGGGCAGGACAGAATATCACCTTCCGGCTCGAAACCAATGCTCAGGTACGCGGTGTGACGGTGACAAATCCGAATTCACGCGGAACAGGCGCTTGGGTAGAATCAACGGCTCCGACGATCGCCAATTGCACCTTCACTAACTGCAAACGTGAGGGTGTGTTTGCTACGGGAACGGCAAATCCGATCGTGACCGATTGCGTATTTGTACAAAACGATGCCAATGGTGCTTCTTTTTCTCGCAATGCCAAAGGGGAATTCCGGCGCAATGTCTGTCAGAACACCGGGTTTGGACTTGCGATCGGCGATGATGCAGCACCATTAATCCTTGAAAACCGAGTGTTTCAGAACCGCGCCGGTATCGTGTTGAGTAATGCAGCGCGTCCAGTGTTGCGGGGCAATACGATCGAGCGAAATACCGAAACCGGCGTTGTCATCTTAGCAAGCAGCGCCCCGAATTTAGGCAGCAGTCAAGATCCCGGCGGTAATACCATCCGCGATAACGGCGAGTTCGATCTTCAGAATGCGACGAATCCCCAAATTACGATCGTCTCTGTCGGGAATCAATTAAATGCATCGAGAGTTCAAGGCGCAGTCGATTTCGTGGTGAGTCAAGTTCCAACCCCAACTCCAACTCCCACGCCGACTCCGACTCCAACCCCGACTCCGAGTCCGACTCCCACGCCAGTTCCCACTCCCACGCCGACTCCGACTCCAACCCCGACCCCCACGCCAGTTCCCAGTCCCACACCGACTCCGACTCCCACGCCAGTTCCCAGTCCCACACCGACTCCGACTCCAACCCCGACGGCTGGATTGACGGATATCAGAGGGCATTGGGCAGAAGCATTTATCCAATCGCTCGTGAGTCGAAATCTGGTCACTGGATTTCCAGACAATACCTTTAAGCCAGAGAATTCATTAACTCGCGCTCAGTTTGCTGCGATCGTGGCGAAAAGCTTTAATCTGCCGCTGAAGCAACCTGCAACAAACTTCTCTGATGTGCCCTCAAATTTCTGGGCAGCAGAAGCGATCACAAAAGCGAATCGCATGGGCTTTATTACTGGATTCCCAGATGGGACTTTCCGACCTGGCTTAAATCTCACTCGGACGCAAGCGATCGTTGCCCTTGTCAATGGGTTAGGGCTATCTGGTGGAACGCAAAATCTGCTAGCACTGTATAGCGATCGCGCTCAGATTCCGAGCTTTGCCACTGATAAAGTCGCTGCCGCAACGCAGCGCCGCTTAGTGGTGAACTACCCAAACTTGTCACAACTGCGCCCTTTGCAGGAAATTACCCGTGCTGAAGTGACGACGTTTATTTATCAATCGCTAGTGGCACTGAGTCAAGCACCGACGATCGCATCCGCTTACATTGTCAATCCTGATGCAACCAACATCGCCTTTATTGATGTAACCAATCATTGGGCAAAAGATTTCATTCTGGGCTTATCCAATCAGAGCTTGATTCAAGGATTTGCAGATGGCACCTTTAAGCCCGATGCAGCGATGACTCGCGCTCAGTATGCCACCTTGATTGCGCGGGCATTCAATCCAGCGCCAAAGCGAGCAGGAGTCAGCTTCCCGGATGTGCCTGGAGATTTTTGGGCGAGGAGTGCGATCGACCAAGCTTACCGCGCTGGATTTATTTCCGGCTTCCCAGATGGAACCTTCAAGCCAAATCAAAATGTCACGCGGCTGCAATTAGTCTTGTCGCTGACAAGTGGGTTTGGCATTCCGTCTGCCAATGCAAATATCTTGGCGGTGTTGGACGATCGCAGTGCGATTCCGCAATCGGTGCAAGACCGAGTAGCCGCAGCAGTTCAGGCAGATATCGTCGTGAACTATCCAAATCAGAAGCAGTTTAACCCGAACCGAGAAGCGACCCGCGCCGATGTTTCGGCAATGGTTTATCAAACGTTGCTCAGAGATGGACGAGTTGCATCAGTCGATTCTCCGTACATCGTGACGGCATAA
- a CDS encoding Uma2 family endonuclease, which produces MLLSAFDLKPVIDLTDEQFYQLCRANPDVKFERDATGKILIMSPSGGTTGNRNFEIAAEFGIWNRQAQLGVCFDSSTGFKLPNGATRAPDVAWIERSRWDALTPEQQEKFPPIAPDFVLELMFPSDTLEETQAKLREYIENGVRLGWLIDRKTRRVEIYRSDQSVEVLDNPTSLEGENVLPGFVLNLAIVW; this is translated from the coding sequence ATGCTGCTTTCAGCGTTCGATCTTAAACCCGTGATTGATCTAACCGACGAGCAGTTTTACCAACTCTGTCGGGCAAATCCCGATGTCAAGTTTGAACGGGATGCAACCGGAAAGATTTTAATTATGTCTCCTTCAGGCGGAACCACCGGAAATCGTAACTTTGAGATAGCTGCTGAATTCGGTATCTGGAATCGTCAAGCTCAGTTAGGTGTTTGTTTTGATTCTTCAACGGGATTCAAGTTGCCGAATGGAGCAACTAGAGCGCCCGATGTCGCGTGGATTGAGCGATCGCGTTGGGATGCCCTCACCCCTGAACAGCAGGAAAAATTTCCTCCGATCGCACCCGATTTTGTGCTGGAACTGATGTTCCCGTCTGACACTTTAGAAGAAACTCAAGCCAAGCTGCGAGAGTACATCGAGAATGGCGTGAGATTAGGTTGGTTGATCGATCGTAAAACCCGCCGCGTGGAGATTTATCGCTCGGATCAATCGGTTGAAGTGTTAGATAATCCGACTTCACTAGAGGGTGAAAATGTTTTACCGGGATTTGTGCTGAATTTGGCGATCGTCTGGTAG
- a CDS encoding protochlorophyllide reductase, protein MAQDQKPTVVITGASSGVGLYAAKALTQKGWHVVMACRNLEKANNAAQSLGMSPDSYTLMHIDLGSLNSVRKFVDQFRQSGKSLDALVCNAAVYLPLLKEPQRSPEGYEISVATNHFGHFLLCNLMLEDLKHSAHSDPRLIILGTVTANSKELGGKIPIPAPADLGNLEGFEAGFKAPIAMIDGKKFKAGKAYKDSKLCNMITVRELHRRYHDSTGIVFNSLYPGCVADTPLFRNSLPVFQKVFPWFQKNITGGYVSQELAGERVAQVVADPEFKQSGVHWSWGNRQQAGRESFVQELSEKASDDAKGKRMWELSEKLVGLA, encoded by the coding sequence ATGGCACAAGATCAAAAACCGACCGTGGTGATTACGGGTGCTTCCTCTGGAGTCGGCTTGTACGCTGCAAAAGCCCTGACCCAAAAAGGCTGGCATGTGGTGATGGCTTGTCGGAACTTGGAGAAGGCAAACAATGCTGCACAGTCTTTGGGGATGTCACCCGATAGCTATACTCTGATGCACATTGATCTGGGGTCACTCAACAGTGTTCGCAAGTTTGTTGATCAGTTTCGCCAAAGTGGAAAGTCTCTCGATGCGCTGGTTTGTAATGCAGCCGTGTACTTACCTCTGCTCAAAGAACCACAACGCAGTCCCGAAGGGTATGAGATCAGTGTGGCAACCAACCATTTTGGACATTTTCTATTGTGCAATTTGATGCTGGAAGATCTGAAGCATTCTGCTCACTCTGATCCCCGCTTGATCATTTTGGGAACGGTTACGGCGAACTCGAAAGAACTGGGCGGAAAGATTCCAATTCCGGCTCCGGCAGACTTAGGGAATTTGGAAGGCTTCGAGGCAGGGTTTAAAGCTCCGATCGCAATGATCGACGGCAAGAAGTTTAAAGCAGGCAAAGCTTACAAAGATAGTAAGTTGTGCAACATGATCACAGTGCGCGAACTGCATCGCCGCTATCACGATTCCACCGGAATTGTATTTAACTCCCTATATCCGGGCTGTGTTGCAGATACGCCATTGTTCCGCAATAGCTTACCTGTGTTCCAAAAAGTCTTCCCGTGGTTCCAAAAGAACATTACCGGGGGCTATGTGTCTCAGGAACTTGCAGGAGAGCGCGTGGCACAGGTGGTTGCTGATCCTGAGTTTAAGCAATCGGGTGTGCATTGGAGTTGGGGCAATCGCCAGCAAGCCGGACGCGAATCCTTTGTGCAAGAGCTTTCTGAAAAAGCAAGTGATGATGCAAAAGGTAAGCGGATGTGGGAGTTGAGCGAGAAGTTAGTTGGTCTAGCGTAG
- a CDS encoding DUF2231 domain-containing protein → MVLFAFVCDTVSYFTRNPKLAEVSWWNLVFATVSIFIAVIFGQIEAGLAEPYDAAVSTLNLHSILGWSLSGVLAAVTGWRYVLRLQNKPQLPTPYIVASVALVGLVIAQTYLGDLLVWVYGLHSVPVVEATRGGQL, encoded by the coding sequence ATGGTATTGTTCGCGTTCGTCTGCGATACGGTTAGCTACTTCACGCGCAATCCAAAATTGGCAGAGGTCAGCTGGTGGAACTTGGTATTTGCTACAGTCTCTATCTTTATTGCAGTCATTTTTGGACAAATTGAAGCGGGACTTGCAGAGCCTTATGATGCAGCCGTCTCGACGTTGAATCTACATTCCATCCTGGGTTGGTCGCTGTCTGGAGTTTTGGCAGCCGTGACCGGATGGCGCTATGTCCTTCGACTGCAGAACAAACCCCAGCTTCCAACCCCTTATATTGTTGCCAGTGTTGCGCTGGTGGGACTGGTCATTGCTCAGACCTACTTAGGGGACTTATTGGTATGGGTTTATGGGCTCCATTCTGTTCCCGTCGTAGAAGCCACAAGAGGAGGACAACTGTGA